In Colletotrichum lupini chromosome 6, complete sequence, a single window of DNA contains:
- a CDS encoding HMG box protein, giving the protein MPKAATKRGAAKDTKKRAKKDPNAPKRGLSAYMFFANEQRENVREENPGISFGQVGKILGERWKALNEKQRGPYEAKAATDKKRYEDEKQAYNAEQEEDEIGRKADLRQAKLSRRPASIAELVMPPIAE; this is encoded by the exons ATGCCTAAGGCCGCGACCAAGCGAGGTGCCGCTAAGGACACCAAGAAGCGCGCGAAGAAGG ACCCCAACGCCCCCAAGCGTGGCCTTTCCGCCTACATGTTCTTCGCCAACGAGCAGCGCGAGAACGTTCGTGAGGAGAACCCCGGTATTTCCTTCGGACAGGTCGGCAAGATCCTCGGTGAGCGCTGGAAGGCCCTCAACGAGAAGCAGCGCGGTCCCTATGAGGCCAAGGCTGCCACCGACAAGAAGCGCTACGAGGACGAGAAGCAGGCATACAAC GCCGAACAAGAGGAGGATGA GATCGGCAGGAAGGCGGATTTGAGGCAGGCGAAGCTCTCACGCCGCCCCGCGTCAATAGCAGAGCTGGTCATGCCGCCCATCGCGGAATGA